In Carassius auratus strain Wakin chromosome 12, ASM336829v1, whole genome shotgun sequence, the sequence AGGGCGGTGTGCGCGGCAGTGAGTGTGAGGACGGTGTGCGCGGTAGTGAGTGTGAGGGCGGTGTGCGCGGCAGTGAGTGTGAGGGCTGTGTGCGCGGTAGTGAGTGTGAGGGCTGTGTGCGCAGTAGTGAGTGTGAGGGCGGTCTGCGCTGTAGTGAGTGTGAGGGCGGTGTGCGCAGCAGTGAGTGTGAGGACGGTGTGCGCGGTAGTGAGTGTAAGGACGGTGTGCGCGGTAGTGAGTGTGAGGACGGTGTTCGCGGTAGTGATTGTGAGGACGGTGTGCGCGGTAGTGAGTGTGAGGCCGGTGTTCGCGGTAGTGATTGTGAGGACGGTGTGCGCGGCAGTGAGTGTGAGGGCTGTGTGCGCGGTAGTGAGTGTGAGGGCGGTGTGCGCGGCAGTGAGTGTGAGGGCGGTCTGCGCTGTAGTGAGTGTGAGGGCGGTGTGCGCGGCAGTGAGTGTGAGGACGGTGTGCGCGGTAGTGAGTGTAAGGACGGTGTGCGCGGTAGTGAGTGTGAGGACGGTGTTCGCGGTAGTGATTGTGAGGACGGTGTGCGCGGTAGTGAGTGTGAGGACGGTGTGCGCGGTAGTGAGTGTGAGGACGGTGTGCGCGGTAGTGAGTGTGAGGGCTGTGTGCGCGGTAGTGAGTGTGAGGACGGTGTGCGCGGTAGTGAGTGTGAGGGCTGTGTGCGCGGTAGTGAGTGTGAGGGCCGTGTGCACGGTAGTGAGTGTGAGGACGGTGTTCGCGGTAGTGAGTGTGAGGACGGTGTTCGCGGTAGTGATTGTGAGGACGGTGTGCGCGGTAGTGAGTGTGAGGACGGTGTGCGCGGTAGTGAGTGTGAGGACGGTGTGCGCGGTAGTGAGTGTGAGGACGGTGTGCGCGGTAGTGAGTGTGAGGACGGTGTGCGCGGTAGTGAGTGTGAGGGCTGTGTGCGCGGTAGTGAGTGTGAGGGCCGTGTGCACGGTAGTGAGTGTGAGGACGGTGTTCGCGGTAGTGAGTGTGAGGACGGTGTTCGCGGTAGTGAGTGTGAGGACAGTGTGCGCGGTAGTGAGTGTGAGGACGGTGTGCGCGGTAGTGAGTGTGAGGACGGTGTGCGCGGTAGTGAGTGTGAGGGCCGTGTGCACGGTAGTGAGTGTGAGGACCGTGTGCACGGTAGTGAGTGTGAGGACGGTGTGCGCGGTAGTGAGTGTGAGGGCTGTGTGCGCAGTAGTGAGTGTGAGGGCTGTGTGCGCAGTAGTGAGTGTGAGGGCTGTGTGTGCAGGCCGGACTCTGTTGGAGCGCTTCTCCCAGCAGCAGGACTCTGGAGAGCCGGAGGAGGTGGAGAAGGTGTGTTCCAGGATCCTGGCCTTGGGCCTCCTGCTGCCCTTCAGCGGCTGCTTCAGAGACCCCGACAGCAGCGGACCGATCGCGCCCGAGTTTGACGTGAGTCCTGGTTCACTTCACTAACCCTTCTGTTCTTAAAAGACCAATTTGAGTCCGATCAGTGCAGCAGCATGGTTTAGTCCTACATTTTGTGGCTTcttatgtaaaattattaaaacactagTATTTCCAGCAGCTAAAACTGGTCCGTTATGTCTATATTATGTCAGTAGCAAATATCACtctacatttccaaacattcattgtgcgaaagatagaaataactgacttcaaaCCAGTTTTATCTGCTGGAAACACTAGTGTTCTGATCATTTTGACCAGCACTGTAATACTGAAGTTTAGCATGTAGTTCTTAAACACACTATAATGTAAGGACACACATGGGGTATTGTTGTCCTTGTTCTTACTGGCTGAGGTTGGCATCATGTGATCTGCTGCTCCACTGTGATTGGCTCTTATCAAGACTAGGCTGGTTCATAAGAGTCAGAGCGCCATCTGCTGCTGGACACTGCTGGGATGCAGAGAGGAAATGAATGTTGATATCTTTCACCTGTTTTCGTCGCTCTAAACCCATATAACGTATGAATAAGCAGGCAGAGATTTGTTTGCTGGTGGCCACAGCTCATCAGATAACTCCAGAACCACAGCTTGATTTTGAGGTTTAGTGATTTTACATACACAAGATTTCACATGGACTCTTTTATCCTCCAACATCATCTCTCTTCCAAACCATATGGAAAGCTTGTGATCACTGATGAATCTCTTCAGCAGTCGCTGACCGGTGTTTATTTTAGGGTGTGTGTTTGCTGCAGTGTGTGTCAATTATTTACAGTCCTGGCTCTGTAAATTCGGGCTCTCTGATTGGCTCGGGCACTTTTGACCACTTTAGGGTGTGTCTTCATTGGGGAGTGATgtcatcagtctctctctctctgtgtgctgcCGGGTTGAGCGAGAGGTGTTTGTGTCATAAAGCATCCGCAGCATCAGCAGACGATGGATGTCTGTAACTGCATGCACAGTTCATTTacttcagttatttatttttcgtacatgtttacatttcagttgttgttttgtcagttttattagttttaatacaCTTTGTTTATTActttcatttaattgtatttcatttaaaattgaatAATGTTAGTACTTCAACTAGAAATGTTGCATTAGCTACAAACTATTtgctgaaaacatgtttttcagtGGTTTTATTTAATGATAACAGCACTGcgattcaagtcaagtcacctttatttataaagcactctTTAAACAACACAGATTGTGTCAGAGCAGTTTTAGAGTATTACAATAGGAAAATATTGTGTCAGTCAGTAATAATGCAGAAGGACAATAGTACAGAGTCAAGTTTcagttgaattcagtgatgtgaTTCTCAGAGGTTTGATAATGTGATTTGTTAGTGATCTGTGTCGCTGCTGCAGATCTGATGCCGTGTTTCGTTCCTCCTGTGTCTGCAGACCGGTCAGCTGTACACATGGGCAGCAGTCAGTCAGCCTCCTCCGTCTCTGGAGGGACACCTGAAGAACCTGTGGCCCCAGAACAGACCCGGAGCCCAGGACCGGCCCCAGCCCAAACACACAGAGGACGGTATGAACACAGAGTTAATTATTCAGTGTCCTCTTCATCTTCTCCTCTGTTAACAGCTTGTTGTAAAGGTGTGACACAGTTTGAGTGATTTCTGCAGCACACCACTAAATAATCgcaaactattatatatatatatatatgttttgtttttttgtttttttacaaaaagtgaaTTTCTGTCTGCATTCATCAAACTCAAGCATTCAACAAGTTATTGTTagaaacataacttttttttttctttttttttatgcaatgcaattgtttgtttttttatagacaAAATCTCATATATAACCCCCCAAATCAATGAAATTGCTGGTATAATATTGAGTCTTGACTCTTAAGATGTGTTTGTTTCAGGACTTCAGGTCTCTGTTCGTTCCGAAAGCTCATCCTGCTCTCTGTTAGTTCTCAGATTAATGTGTTATAGAGACGATCTTGGGTTCATATGTTCAGTTTCTCTTTAGCATTCAGCTGATGTTAATCAAGCTCCATCTTTCACATTCGCTGCATCTTCAGAAACAGGATTACTGCATTTGTAGAGTCTGGAAAGTCACTGGGATCTGAATGTCTAAATGAGATTATTTCTTTGCAGCGGTCGAGGAGCAGGAGGGTGAGTATCTCGATCACACACCTGTCTTCAGGGGCTTCACCTCATTTCACCTGCGTCACTGGCTGAGCTTCACTACAGAAACATTAAAGCCCTTTATTCATTCCAGCCTTTTTCCACATTGTGCTGTTGTTTGTTTACTAATGTTGCCTAGCAACAAGCAATTAATCCTTCCCTCCATCAATCAGCACTGATCACATTCTCATAATTACATCAGGTTTTTCTGCCCATCATCCTCGATGATTGTTCTGAAGCTTCGTTCATATTCACAGACTAGTATTTCCTGTAGatttaacagtgtgtgtgtgtgtgtgtgtttcagagcatCAGGCCGTCGTTTCAGACCTTAAAAAACATCAGGAAGAAGAAATCCAGCAAATTGAGGTGAGTCTCATTCATCTCTCTAAGACCCTTTTAAATACATCCTCATCACATCTGTATTGTGATATTTTAAACCTGTCTGAGAAACATGGTAATACCACGGTGCTTTATAATATTTAAGTGCTTCTGATTAATCTGAATGAAGTATTGTGGTCTTCAGTGTTTCTCTCAGCGCTGATGGATGGATGCGTTTCATGATTCATTCATTACTCTATGGGTTCGTCTGAGTATCCATATTGACTCACGCAGGTTACTGGGCTGGTTGTGTTTGTTTCGATGCCTTGCTGCTGGACTAATGTTTAATGGTTAGTTTGATTTCAGAAACAGGAAGTAAACATCTGTGCTTCAGGAGAAGTGTGCTGTAGTGTGCACTAGCAGCAGAGGGCAGCATCACTGcacacttcagtccatcagaccTTTACTACAAGAGCATAGGAAGCTAGTGGACCTTCTGTTCCAATAATACTTCAAcagtgtattatattatattcagtatattatatattatatgcataatatagTATCATTATGTAAatgcagtatttatattttttaaagtatgtgtatatatgcgtgtgtgtgagtgtgtgtatatacgtGTGTGagtatgtatatgtttgtgtatgtaaacacacactcaaGTGTATCTTAAAAAATCTGAATATCGTGAatgtttttttgtaacatttcaaaaagttaaactttcatatattgtagattcattacatgtatctatttttttgttgttttaattttgatgattacagCTTACAGcacatgaaagtcaaaaatccagtatctccGTACAGTATAAGTTGAAAGGTATGTCTTGTTTTGTGAAACCACAATAATGGGAAATACTGCTGACTTGGCAATGGTCTAAAAGacgatcattgacaccctccaAAAGAGGGTAAGTCTCAGGTCATTACTGAAAGAACGGCTGTTcatagagtgctgtatcaaagcatattacatgcaaagttgactggaagaaAGTGGGTAGGTAAAGGTGCACAAGCAGCAGGGATGACCGCAAGCTTGAGAATACGGTCACACAAAGCTGATTCAaacacttgggagagcttcactgAAGCTggagtgcatcaagagtcacacGCTCAGACGTCTTTAGGAAAAGGGCTACCAAAAAGTAGATCCGACAATTCAGACGAGCCGAAGGCCGCTAttaaagaaacctgtgcttcagTAGTGCCTTATCAGAGCCACAGGCTGACCgcttataattatataaaatataatttaattttataattgtattaatataaatgttacatttatattttttttaaaaaaactctaTATACAGTTAACAATGACTAAATAtgaataattgtataaattaacatttacattatacaatattatatatattaatatttatgaataatgattataaataattaatcatacaaatgtatttacattatatatatataatattaaatctattaaattacataatattatatgatTGACGgtgctttgatttttttaaattaacctttataaaatataataaaaattattataacattattaatgaTAATTGTATGCATACaattattgattaataattgCCTTAATAGGTTTATATAAATAAGTGATGTTTAAATATTCCTGATTACTATAATATATTAAGCATTTTATACACAATTAGCAATTGACTATTCACAATTAAGTaacaataaattgtatatataaatattaaaaccttTATTCTTTAATGCTTAtgaataactatttattttatataataatgtcaatattttacttttatatgcaataaaattacacattttatatttatgaaaactgcattaatatatttgtataagcATTTCTGCTAAATTAGCCTAGCATCGTCCATACTGATTGAAAACTTCTGTAAGAGCCACTAAGAAACGAGCAGGGTGATGCTCTCTCTCCATGCATTCTCTCACAGTGTTTCTCATTAAACATTCATGTATGATGCTCTCTATTAGGTCCTGTGGGGTGTCTCTCCTGGAGTCTGTTGAATTCAGAGGACTGTAGGCATCTATTGTTGTGTTTTGAGTCTGAAAGCAGCTGCTCCTCATCAGTTATGTCCATGCTTCAGCATTGTTTCTTCCTACAGGAAACACGTTTAACCGCATGACACGAACGCGAGTGACTTCGCGGAATCCAGTGGATGAAAAAACTCAGATTTATGTCTCTTACTGTCTGCGGCATTCGTCTGCTTTTCATCACGcctgtctctgtctctgcagGAGGAGTCGGTGATAAAGACTGTGCATCTGAAGCAGGAGCACGTCTGCGTGATCGAGCAGCTGGAGCAGACGATCGAAGACCTGCGCTGTAAGATCGCGGAGCTGGAGAAACAGCAGCCTCTGCTGGAGCGGGAGGTGCAGACACAAGACCAGGAGTGTGGAGGAGAGGAGCGTCTCCTCCCAGACGTCTGCCATGTGGACCTGCAGACAGAAATCACTGCGCTGCTGCCCCTGGAGGCCAAGTCAGTGCAGACGTCTCCTATGGACGAGAGCTTTAGGTTTAAACTGCCTCCTGTGGAGGCGCAGGCACCGGGGAGGAGTGACTCCTCACTGCCATCAGGAACTGAGAATGCTTCtcaagtgtttgtgtgcatgtgccaGCATCTGCCAGGCATTTCAGTgcctccaccaccaccaccacctcctcctctATCCGGGATGTGTTCACCTCCTACTCCACCTCCGCTTCCAGGAATGAGCACTCTTTctgcaccacctcctcttccaggcagttcaTTTCCTCCTCCTTTACCAGGAATGGGTGCGCCTCCTCCTGCGCCTCCTTTACCAGGAATGGATGCGCCTCCTCCTGCGCCTCCCTTTACCAGGAATGGATGCGCCTCCTCCTGCGCCTCCTTTACCAGGAATGGGTGCGCCTCCTCCTGCGCCTCCTTTACCAGGAATGGATGCGCCTCCTCCTGCGCCTCCTTTACCAGGAATGGGTgcgcctcctcctccacctcctttACCAGGAATGGATGCGCCTCCGCCTCCTTTACCAGGAATGGGTgcgcctcctcctccacctcctttACCAGGAATGGATGCGCCTCTTCCTCTGCCTCCTTTACCAGGAATGGGTGCGCCTCCTCCTCCGCCTCCTTTACCAGGAATTGTTGcgcctccacctccacctcctttACCAGGAATGGATgcgcctcctcctccacctcctttACCAGGAATGGATGCGCCTCCTCCTCCGCCTCCTTTACCAGGAATGGATgcgcctcctcctccacctcctttACCAGGAATGGATgcgcctcctcctccacctcctttACCAGGAATGGATgcgcctcctcctccacctcctttACCAGGAATGGGTgcgcctcctcctccacctcctttACCAGGAATTGTTGcgcctccacctccacctcctttACCAGGAATGGATgcgcctcctcctccacctcctttACCAGGAATGGATgcgcctcctcctccacctcctttACCAGGAATTGTTGcgcctccacctccacctccacctcctttACCAGGAATGGATgcgcctcctcctccacctcctttACCAGGAATGGGTgcgcctcctcctccacctcctttACCAGGAATTCCGCTTCCTCTCTCAACTGCAGGATCAGCACCTCCTCCTCCAGGTCCTCCACCCTTGGCTCCTGGTCCTCCTCTGGCCTTCGGTCTGGGTTCTCTGCCTCCTCCGCTCCCGCTGGGTCTGTACACGTTAGGAGCACTGCAGGAGAAACCGCCTCACAAAAGCTTGGTGGAGCCGCCGAGACCCATGAAACCGCTGTACTGGACCCGGATACAGCTGCACACCAAAAAGTACCATTATTCTACATCATTTATTCAGTTTGTTCTGCTGCTGTTTTCATTCGTTCCACTCTTACTAATTACCAGAATACCAAAGTTAATAAGGCAATGATCATCATCGCTCACTAGAGCTCATAGTTAGTGATCTGAGTGATCAGATGCACCAGTTTCAGCTGCTGAACTGTAAACAGATGAAAACTGACAGAGAGGAACCTGAGTCACATCTACAGACCACAACACATTTTACATTCTAGACAGAAAGAAAATACCtagacaccctagcaaccaaatgCAGTGACCTAGCAACACCACCCACTATAGCATGACTTAAACGGTCaatattaattattgtaaattgatttcagcattttttttattaaaatgtttttgtatttataacaaataataataaattaatgaatgcttaataaattaacaataatttaatttaatttatttttatttaattcagcaatgagtttaatgaatataattttgttaatGAGAGAGTTAgatatttttgttcagttttttttcttgattgtttctttgtttgtttgtttcctctttttctttctcatgtAAAAAGATTGCCATGtgatattttttctctctctgaggAGTTGTTGATGAAGCAGGTGTTTTTCTGCTCTAAAGTCTGTACTTCCCTCCAGGGAATCTCATGCTCTCGTGTGGGAGAAGATCGAAGAGCCACCCGTGGATTTTGAGGAGTTTGTTGAACTCTTCTCCAAAACTGCAGTGAAAGAGAAGAAGAAGCCCCTTTCGGACACGATCAGCCGGTCAAAGACCAAGCAGGTGAGCAGAGATGTGCGCTGTTATGTCTGCGGCTCGGGATGAGTTTACGAGCGTGTGAATGCATCGAGACGTTTCCATGACTGAGTCCTGACGTTTGTGTACAGACCGAGGCTCCTCTCAGAGTAAATGGCCAAGCGCTTGGCACCGCCGTGCACCAGACTCCAGCTCCGAATGGAAATATGAGCGTAAAGAGAAGAACCGAGGTGCATAAATATGGCAAAGTGCTCCAAACGCTCGTGGGTTTATCAGATCTGTGTCAGACGTCTGTATGTGGGAGGTTCCTCAACTGTAGGAGCTCAGTGCCACTGGATGGATTCCTGTTGAGCAGATCAATATAAACAGAtttcagcttttctttttttatttgtcacctatttatttctatagcactttatgcaatacagaatttttttttttttaaaggtatatgCAACTTGTAAGTGTTTGTAGTGTAATATGAGTTGTGTAGTTGATCAGATACTCTTACTGTTCGGgggcattttaacatgttttaatcTTCTTCAtatgagacccccccccccatgagTCTGAAGTCACATGACGCTCAGACCGCGAGTGAACAGACCTGAGGTTAACCACACTAATGCTCGTTCCGCTCCCTATTTGCATATTTACGACTCCTCCATTTACATAACACAGGGATTTTTCCTAAGCGGCTGAGCAGATGTGGCTATGGTGTGAGTTGTGGTGCATTCTGGGACGGATCGTGTTCTGAGGTGTATGGCGTCTCGTCTGAAGGCTGATGGAGACATGTTTTATGCGTCTGAGGCCGTGTCTCATGTATTTAAGACATCTGGGCTCTTCTGATCTGATGTTTGAAATGGTAATCCTGCAGACCTGCTCTGGTCATGTCTGAGGCGTCTGGAGGTGATTTGTCTCACTGAAGGGAAcagaacatcatcatcatcatcagcggCTGCTTCTGTTTAGCCCTCGTCACACATTCAGCTCCGCTTTGATCTGGAAGAGATGCTGAAAACATTCGACTCAATGCATAGTTTTTAACCGAGCACCGAGCGTCTTTTACAGCTGGTTTGTTTGGTCTAATTAAAACAAAGATTTCTCCTGCAGCTTCCTGTTTCAGATCAGCTGGATCCAGATCTGTATTGTGCTCTGGTTCCTCTGAGACGCTGTGTCTGATGTGTTTGTGGGTTTCCATCAC encodes:
- the LOC113112135 gene encoding formin-2-like; its protein translation is MVCAVVSVRTVFARSDCEGCVRGSECEGCVRGMSVRAVCAGSECEDGVRGSECEGGVRGSECEGCVRGSECEGCVRVSECEDGVRGSECEGGVRGSECEGGVRGSECEDGVRGSECEGGVRGSECEDGVRGSECEDRVRGSECEDGVRGSECEDGVRGSECEDGVRGSECEDGVRGSDCEGCVRGSECEGCVRGMSVRAVCAAVSVRAVCAVVSVRAVCALVSVRTVFAVVSVRAVCAVVSVRAVCAVVSVRTVFAVVSVRAVCAAVSVRTVCAVVSVRAVCAAVSVRAVCAVVSVRAVCAVVSVRAVCAVVSVRAVCAAVSVRTVCAVVSVRTVCAVVSVRTVFAVVIVRTVCAVVSVRPVFAVVIVRTVCAAVSVRAVCAVVSVRAVCAAVSVRAVCAVVSVRAVCAAVSVRTVCAVVSVRTVCAVVSVRTVFAVVIVRTVCAVVSVRTVCAVVSVRTVCAVVSVRAVCAVVSVRTVCAVVSVRAVCAVVSVRAVCTVVSVRTVFAVVSVRTVFAVVIVRTVCAVVSVRTVCAVVSVRTVCAVVSVRTVCAVVSVRTVCAVVSVRAVCAVVSVRAVCTVVSVRTVFAVVSVRTVFAVVSVRTVCAVVSVRTVCAVVSVRTVCAVVSVRAVCTVVSVRTVCTVVSVRTVCAVVSVRAVCAVVSVRAVCAVVSVRAVCAGRTLLERFSQQQDSGEPEEVEKVCSRILALGLLLPFSGCFRDPDSSGPIAPEFDTGQLYTWAAVSQPPPSLEGHLKNLWPQNRPGAQDRPQPKHTEDAVEEQEEHQAVVSDLKKHQEEEIQQIEEESVIKTVHLKQEHVCVIEQLEQTIEDLRCKIAELEKQQPLLEREVQTQDQECGGEERLLPDVCHVDLQTEITALLPLEAKSVQTSPMDESFRFKLPPVEAQAPGRSDSSLPSGTENASQVFVCMCQHLPGISVPPPPPPPPPLSGMCSPPTPPPLPGMSTLSAPPPLPGSSFPPPLPGMGAPPPAPPLPGMDAPPPAPPLPGMGAPPPAPPLPGMDAPPPAPPLPGMGAPPPPPPLPGMDAPPPPLPGMGAPPPPPPLPGMDAPLPLPPLPGMGAPPPPPPLPGIVAPPPPPPLPGMDAPPPPPPLPGMDAPPPPPPLPGMDAPPPPPPLPGMDAPPPPPPLPGMDAPPPPPPLPGMGAPPPPPPLPGIVAPPPPPPLPGMDAPPPPPPLPGMDAPPPPPPLPGIVAPPPPPPPPLPGMDAPPPPPPLPGMGAPPPPPPLPGIPLPLSTAGSAPPPPGPPPLAPGPPLAFGLGSLPPPLPLGLYTLGALQEKPPHKSLVEPPRPMKPLYWTRIQLHTKKESHALVWEKIEEPPVDFEEFVELFSKTAVKEKKKPLSDTISRSKTKQVVKLLNTKRSQAVGILMSSLHLDMKDIQHAILNLDNTVVDLETLQALYENRAQHDELEKIEKQIKSSKDKGGSKTLDKPEQFLHQLSQIPDFFGRVFCILFQSTFTECISSVQRKLQILQRVCKTLQSGSGVQQVLGLVLAFGNFMNGGNRTRGQADGFTLDILPKLKDVKSSDNSKSLMSYIVSYYLRHFDEDAGKETCVFPLPEPHDLFQASQMKFEDLTKDLLRLRKDLRACTAEVEKVCSVSTEEHLQPFKDRMEVFVSEAKTELESQEKQLSDTHKMFLELCVFFSVKAKSGEKEVSPNTFFTVWHEFSTDFKDAWKKENKIILQERLKTAEECFRQVKEKATYSVKPKHASGIKAKLGMKI